In Nerophis ophidion isolate RoL-2023_Sa linkage group LG03, RoL_Noph_v1.0, whole genome shotgun sequence, the following are encoded in one genomic region:
- the LOC133548993 gene encoding zinc finger protein 771-like yields the protein MCERTTAEYEEELSPTKEEKERQHQLLDAVFKKVVSHRTDLQQPLHIKEDDPLPPHVKEKEEDPQPPRIKEEEEELWITQEEECLLGQEEADLTKFPLTVVSVKTEDHEEKPPECSQLHHSQTVVRNITLGSGTGPPGRGRRIHSPPTVTKEHGEPQEDKEEFPLTVLIVKNEDKESESEEKREAEPPSRSSTQHMTTEADEDHCGGSPADKLLAPLSDSDETTSHSPDTDDEDLNADKARMKCYYCDKTFSHRRNLKKHTRIHTGYKPYSCSICGKDFTQRQHLKTHKRTHTGEKPFMCSVCCKRFSLKENLKTHTRIHTGEKRFSCPFCGKAFIQNSDLKIHTRIHTGEKPYSCPSCDKGFADRSTLVRHMRTHTEKALSCSVCSKRFSRRENLTVHARRHTGEKPYPCPSCDKSFAGRSTLNKHTRTHTGEKVLSCSVCDERFSYKYQCQKHKCAGQTNSSK from the exons ACTTGCAGCAGCCTCTTCATATTAAAGAGGACGACCCACTCCCCCCTCATGTGAAAGAGAAAGAGGAGGACCCACAGCCCCCccgcattaaagaggaagaggaggagctctggatcactcaggaggaagagtgtcttctcgggcaggaggaggctgatctcaccaagtttccactgactgttgtctcggTGAAGACGGAAGACCATGAAGAGAAACCACCTGAGtgctcacagcttcatcacagtcaa ACGGTCGTGAGAAATATTACTCTGGGCAGCGGGACTGGACCTCCAGGACGGGGCAGGAGGATTCACAGCCCCCCCACAGTGACAAAGGAACATGGGGAGCCACAGGAGGATAAAGAGGAGTTCCCATTAACTGTTCTCATTGTAAAGAATGAAGATaaggaaagtgaaagtgaggagaagagagaggcggagcctccgagcagaagctcaactcaacacatgacaacagaagccgatgaggaccactgtggaggatcaccagcagacaagctcttagctcctcTGTCAGATAGCGACGAGACGACGTctcactctcctgacactgatgatgaagacttaAACGCTGACAAGGCACGCATGAAATGTTATTACTGCGACAAAACCTTTAGTCACCGTCGTAATCTGAAAAAACACACCAGAATACACACCGGATACAAACCctattcctgttcaatctgcggcAAAGACTTCACTCAAAGGCAACATTTGAAAACGCACAAGAGAAcgcacaccggagagaaaccattcatgtgctcgGTTTGCTGCAAAAGATTCTCTCTGAAAGAAAATCTGAAAACACACACGAGGATACACACCGGCGAAAAACGCTTTTCGTGTCCGTTCTGCGGCAAAGCTTTTATACAAAACAGCGATTTGAAAATACACACGAGGATACACACCGGCGAAAAACCCTATTCTTGTCCGAGCTGCGACAAAGGCTTTGCCGACCGATCGACACTGGTGaggcacatgagaacacacactgagAAAGCGTTGAGTTGCAGCGTGTGCAGTAAACGATTCTCTCGGAGGGAAAACTTGACCGTGCACGCCAGAAgacacaccggtgaaaaaccaTATCCCTGCCCAAGCTGCGACAAAAGCTTCGCCGGGCGATCGACGCTTAATAAACACACCAGGACGCACAcgggagagaaagtgttgagttgcagcgTGTGTGATGAAcgattctcttataagtaccagtgtcagaaacacaagtgtgctggtcaGACAAACAGCAGCAAATGA